In Notamacropus eugenii isolate mMacEug1 chromosome 1, mMacEug1.pri_v2, whole genome shotgun sequence, one genomic interval encodes:
- the TSHZ2 gene encoding teashirt homolog 2 — protein MPRRKQQAPKRAAGYVQEEELKEEDEIKEEEEDDEDSNSVVQLQGSNDPGTDEELETGTEQKGSFSYQNSPVSHLSNQDAENESLLSDASDQVADIKSVCCRDAQDKKATTHPKLQNETHNCMDKMTAVYANILSDSYWTGLGLGLKLSSSERKGCDTRNGSNKSDFDWHQDALSKSLQQNLPSRPVSKPNLFSSVQLYRQSSKMCGTVFTGASRFRCRQCSAAYDTLVELTVHMNETGHYQDDNRKKDKHRPTSYSKPRKRAFQDMDKEDAQKVLKCMFCGDSFDSLQDLSVHMIKTKHYQKVPLKEPVPAISSKMVNPAKKRVFDVNRPCSPDSTTGSFAETFSSQKNANLQLSSNNRYGYQNGASYTWQFEACKSQILKCMECGSSHDTLQQLTTHMMVTGHFLKVTSSASKKGKQLVLDPLAVEKMQSLSEAPGNDTLSSKPSSNITSECAAPPIELKKESKKEKPEETNKDEKVVKGEEYEDTLQKPLDPTIKYQYLREEDLEDGSKGGGDILKSLENTVTTAINKAQNGAPSWSAYPSIHAAYQLSEGTKSSLPMGSQVLQIRPTITNKLRPIAPKWKVMPLVSVPTNLAQCTQVKKESEDKEEGQKEYSKDSPVTDASSLSHSEGESLPKSETPSDSRKNDPPPHKEEDKVKENSTREKSQPIESTSSLSNGCITTNHAPALPCINPLSALQSVLNNHLGKATEPLRSPSSSSPSSSTISMFHKPNLNILEKPVLSPAPSRPGSVSRRYMFENNDQPIDLTKSKSKKAESAQAQSCTSPPQKHALSDIADMVKVLPKATTPKPSTTSSRVPSMKLEMEVRRFEDVSTEVSTLHKRKGRQSNWNPQHLLILQAQFASSLFQTSEGKYLLSDLGPQERMQISKFTGLSMTTISHWLANVKYQLRKTGGTKFLKNMDKGHPIFYCSDCASQFRTPSTYISHLESHLGFQMKDMNRLAVEQQTKVEQEISRVSVQRSPETVAAEEDTDSKFKCKLCCRTFASKHAVKLHLSKTHSKSPEHHSQFVADVDEE, from the coding sequence GTTATGTTCAAGAGGAAGAATTGAAGGAGGAGGACGAAatcaaagaggaagaggaagatgatgaggACAGCAATTCCGTAGTTCAACTTCAGGGCAGCAATGACCCAGGCACAGATGAAGAGCTAGAGACAGGCACAGAGCAGAAAGGTAGCTTTAGCTACCAGAACTCTCCAGTAAGTCATTTATCTAATCAGGATGCCGAAAATGAATCTCTTTTAAGTGATGCCAGTGACCAGGTGGCAGACATTAAAAGCGTATGCTGTCGAGATGCCCAGGACAAGAAAGCTACCACCCACCCCAAACTTCAGAATGAAACACACAACTGCATGGATAAGATGACTGCCGTCTATGCCAACATCCTGTCTGATTCCTATTGGACAGGTCTCGGTCTTGGCCTCAAGTTGTCAAGCAGTGAGCGGAAAGGTTGTGACACACGAAATGGAAGTAACAAAAGTGACTTTGATTGGCATCAAGATGCTTTATCCAAAAGCTTACAGCAGAATTTGCCTTCCAGGCCTGTCTCCAAACCCAATCTTTTCAGCTCTGTGCAGTTGTATCGACAGAGTAGTAAGATGTGTGGGACTGTGTTCACAGGGGCCAGCAGGTTTCGGTGTCGACAGTGTAGTGCTGCCTATGATACCTTGGTAGAGTTAACCGTGCACATGAATGAAACCGGGCACTACCAAGATGATAACCGCAAAAAGGACAAGCACAGACCTACCAGCTATTCAAAGCCACGGAAAAGGGCTTTTCAGGACATGGATAAGGAAGATGCACAAAAAGTTCTCAAATGTATGTTTTGTGGTGACTCCTTTGATTCCCTGCAAGATTTGAGTGTTcacatgataaaaacaaaacattaccaAAAAGTGCCTTTGAAGGAGCCAGTACCAGCCATTTCTTCGAAAATGGTCAACCCGGCAAAGAAACGTGTTTTTGATGTCAATCGGCCCTGCTCCCCAGATTCTACTACTGGATCATTTGCAGAAACATTTTCCTCTCAAAAGAATGCCAACCTGCAGTTGTCCTCAAACAATCGCTATGGCTATCAAAATGGTGCCAGCTATACCTGGCAGTTTGAGGCCTGCAAATCTCAGATCCTGAAATGCATGGAATGTGGGAGCTCTCATGACACCTTGCAACAGCTCACTACTCACATGATGGTCACAGGTCACTTTTTGAAAGTCACTAGCTCCGCTTCCAAGAAAGGAAAGCAGCTGGTGCTGGATCCACTGGCAGTGGAGAAAATGCAGTCATTGTCAGAGGCCCCGGGAAATGATACTCTATCTTCTAAGCCATCTAGTAACATAACTTCAGAATGTGCAGCACCTCCAATAGAActtaagaaagaaagcaaaaaagaaaaaccagaggagactaacaaagatgaaaaagtggTCAAGGGTGAAGAATATGAAGACACTCTTCAAAAACCACTGGATCCTACAATAAAATATCAATATCTTAGGGAAGAAGACTTGGAAGATGGTTCAAAGGGTGGAGGAGACATTTTAAAGTCATTAGAAAACACAGTTACCACAGCTATCAACAAAGCCCAAAATGGGGCTCCCAGTTGGAGTGCATATCCCAGCATCCATGCAGCCTACCAGCTGTCAGAAGGCACAAAGTCTTCTTTGCCTATGGGCTCCCAGGTACTCCAGATTCGGCCAACCATCACTAATAAGTTAAGACCAATAGCTCCAAAGTGGAAGGTAATGCCCCTTGTTTCTGTCCCCACAAACCTAGCTCAGTGCACTCAAGTGAAGAAAGAGTCAGAGGACAaggaggaaggacagaaggagtACTCAAAGGACAGCCCTGTCACTGATGCATCCTCCTTGAGCCACAGTGAGGGCGAATCTCTCCCCAAGAGTGAGACTCCTTCAGACTCCAGAAAGAATGATCCTCCTCCCCACAAAGAGgaggacaaagtgaaagagaacaGCACTAGAGAGAAATCCCAACCTATAGAATCCACATCTTCTCTTAGCAATGGCTGTATCACCACCAACCATGCTCCAGCTCTACCTTGTATTAACCCACTCAGTGCCCTGCAGTCTGTGTTGAATAATCACCTGGGCAAGGCCACCGAACCTCTACGTTCTCCATCCAGTTCCAGTCCCAGCTCAAGCACAATTTCTATGTTTCATAAACCGAATCTCAACATCCTTGAAAAGCCAGTTTTGTCTCCAGCCCCATCCAGGCCGGGAAGTGTATCCAGGCGCTACATGTTTGAAAACAATGATCAGCCCATTGATCTGACTAAATCTAAAAGCAAGAAGGCAGAGTCAGCACAAGCACAATCTTGTACTTCCCCACCACAGAAGCATGCTCTGTCTGACATTGCCGACATGGTCAAAGTTCTTCCCAAAGCTACCACACCAAAACCCAGCACGACCTCTTCTAGGGTTCCTTCCATGAAGCTAGAGATGGAGGTCAGGCGCTTTGAAGATGTCTCTACAGAAGTCTCCACTTTGCATAAGAGGAAGGGCAGGCAATCCAACTGGAATCCTCAACATCTTCTGATCCTGCAGGCTCAGTTTGCCTCAAGCCTCTTTCAGACATCAGAAGGGAAATATCTCTTGTCAGATTTGGGTCCTCAAGAACGTATGCAGATTTCCAAGTTTACTGGACTATCTATGACCACCATTAGCCACTGGCTGGCAAACGTCAAATATCAGCTTAGGAAAACTGGAGGgacaaaatttttgaaaaatatggaCAAAGGACATCCCATCTTCTATTGTAGTGACTGTGCATCTCAGTTTAGAACCCCTTCTACCTACATCAGCCATTTAGAGTCCCACCTAGGCTTCCAAATGAAGGACATGAACCGACTGGCAGTGGAACAGCAAACAAAGGTTGAGCAAGAGATCTCCAGGGTATCAGTTCAAAGGTCACCGGAAACTGTAGCTGCGGAAGAGGACACAGACTCTAAATTCAAGTGTAAGTTGTGTTGTCGGACCTTTGCAAGCAAACATGCAGTAAAACTTCACCTAAGCAAAACGCACAGCAAGTCACCTGAACACCACTCACAGTTTGTAGCAGATGTGGATGAAGAATAG